Proteins encoded in a region of the Synergistota bacterium genome:
- a CDS encoding class II aldolase/adducin family protein produces MAISKEILKEFKKTGWGMYIAGLQNSHSGNLSVRLGNRMIITRRGSMLGFLEEDDLVEMSIDEEDGMMAIASTEFHIHREIYRKTDALAVAHAHLIAATALSLLYDEIIPVDVEGAYHIKRVPVLHFELGSGSREMAETLPIYLKDYPIVMVKGHGAFAVGETLEEAFYYCSALENSAKIAMLLIQAGEDIRKYQPEGLKRW; encoded by the coding sequence ATGGCTATAAGTAAGGAAATCCTTAAGGAGTTTAAGAAGACAGGTTGGGGAATGTATATAGCAGGGCTACAAAACTCTCATAGCGGAAACTTAAGCGTTAGGTTAGGAAATAGAATGATAATAACCAGAAGAGGCTCCATGCTTGGTTTCCTTGAGGAAGATGATCTAGTGGAAATGTCTATAGATGAGGAAGATGGAATGATGGCTATAGCCTCAACGGAGTTTCATATACATAGAGAGATATATAGAAAGACGGATGCCTTAGCAGTAGCTCACGCTCACCTTATAGCTGCAACAGCCTTATCCCTGCTTTACGATGAAATAATTCCCGTAGACGTAGAAGGAGCATATCACATAAAGAGGGTCCCGGTCTTGCATTTCGAACTAGGATCGGGCTCAAGGGAGATGGCAGAAACTTTACCGATCTATTTAAAGGATTACCCTATAGTAATGGTTAAGGGGCATGGTGCTTTCGCAGTTGGAGAAACCCTGGAGGAGGCTTTCTACTATTGTAGTGCTCTTGAAAATTCTGCAAAAATAGCTATGCTGTTAATCCAGGCTGGTGAGGACATAAGAAAATACCAGCCTGAAGGTTTAAAGAGGTGGTAA
- a CDS encoding DJ-1/PfpI family protein, producing MKEVIVTCLALALLPSICYALEGKVLLVVANNYRDEEFEASYQAVKEAGLTPVIASKSKGELKGMLGGKAQAEIALKDVNSKDYKAVIFVGGVGADVFWDDPEAHRIAKEIYNQGKLVCAICIAPVTLAKAGLLRGVKSTCWPSVAPTLKMLGAHYLDVLVIEDKGIITANGPQASQKFKEAIVRKLKGS from the coding sequence ATGAAAGAGGTCATCGTTACATGTTTAGCCTTGGCTTTGCTTCCAAGCATATGTTACGCTTTAGAGGGCAAGGTGTTGCTAGTTGTAGCTAATAACTATAGGGATGAGGAGTTTGAGGCATCCTATCAGGCTGTAAAAGAGGCGGGGTTAACGCCGGTCATAGCTTCGAAGAGCAAGGGTGAGCTTAAGGGTATGCTTGGTGGAAAAGCTCAGGCTGAAATAGCCCTTAAAGATGTTAATTCTAAGGACTATAAGGCTGTTATCTTTGTTGGCGGTGTCGGTGCCGATGTTTTCTGGGATGACCCTGAGGCTCACAGGATAGCTAAGGAGATCTACAATCAGGGGAAACTTGTATGTGCTATATGTATAGCTCCCGTTACTTTGGCTAAGGCAGGTTTGCTTAGGGGAGTTAAGTCAACTTGCTGGCCAAGTGTGGCCCCAACCTTGAAGATGTTAGGGGCTCACTATTTAGATGTGCTGGTTATAGAGGATAAGGGAATAATAACGGCTAATGGTCCCCAAGCTTCACAGAAGTTTAAGGAAGCGATAGTAAGAAAGCTTAAGGGAAGCTAA